The Daucus carota subsp. sativus chromosome 9, DH1 v3.0, whole genome shotgun sequence genome window below encodes:
- the LOC135149255 gene encoding uncharacterized protein LOC135149255, translated as MDVCLRAVSELAIIAIAKPLLGNEGDVQRWKASWVAGFATYFIVCHSIKICVGMKRDQVALRNKTEVCAFILKYILQFLVPLSHSSLAYAYLTGIETKNHHMEDDWKMVALGIRVLTLVVGSLLALMGACKICYSAANEQYQITAIQTNVENVSGLGQWDVENQSFAPEEIQMDVDDDSYPDTFLSHSDVETQLLADANVSEEPQMYEENQSFSMEEIPLDVDDHSYPDACLWDSLEGVENHSQSNANVLEETQRNMENQSFAQEDTRFDVEDHSYPDACLSDWLECAVENPSLADANVSEEVQRDGEDQYIASETVSEKVQRDVESRPYFMDLKEWPECLPSTSESTPDVMEFVNLWEWDRNGFTDTNDLKLLLWDVDKQFYADATVIEEEQRYGEQFISRCKCNGTNDGGSITWRCKCIANADVLEQLS; from the coding sequence ATGGATGTTTGTTTGAGAGCTGTGTCGGAGCTAGCAATCATAGCAATAGCTAAGCCTCTTTTAGGGAATGAAGGGGATGTACAGAGATGGAAAGCTAGCTGGGTAGCAGGCTTTGCGACGTATTTCATTGTCTGTCACTCTATTAAGATCTGTGTGGGAATGAAAAGAGATCAAGTTGCTCTAAGAAACAAAACAGAAGTTTGTGCTTTcatactaaaatatattttgcagTTTCTGGTCCCTCTCTCACATTCTTCACTAGCATATGCTTATCTCACCGGGATTGAGACAAAAAATCATCACATGGAAGATGATTGGAAAATGGTTGCATTGGGTATAAGAGTACTCACTCTTGTAGTAGGAAGTTTGTTAGCACTCATGGGTGCTTGCAAGATATGTTATTCAGCAGCTAATGAGCAGTATCAGATAACTGCTATTCAAACAAATGTGGAGAATGTATCAGGACTCGGACAGTGGGATGTGGAGAATCAATCATTTGCCCCGGAAGAGATACAAATGGATGTGGACGATGACTCATACCCAGATACATTTTTATCACACTCGGATGTCGAGACTCAGTTACTTGCAGATGCAAATGTATCGGAAGAGCCACAGATGTATGAGGAGAATCAATCATTTTCAATGGAAGAGATACCATTGGATGTGGATGATCACTCATATCCTGATGCATGTTTATGGGACTCGTTGGAGGGTGTGGAGAATCATTCACAATCAAATGCAAATGTATTGGAGGAGACACAGAGGAATATGGAGAATCAATCATTTGCACAGGAAGATACACGATTCGATGTGGAGGACCACTCATATCCAGATGCATGTTTATCGGACTGGTTAGAATGTGCTGTGGAGAATCCATCACTTGCAGATGCAAATGTATCAGAAGAGGTGCAGAGGGATGGAGAGGATCAATATATTGCAAGTGAAACTGTATCAGAAAAGGTGCAGAGGGATGTTGAGAGCCGACCATATTTTATGGATCTGAAAGAATGGCCTGAGTGTCTTCCATCTACATCAGAATCTACACCAGATGTGATGGAATTCGTGAATCTATGGGAATGGGATAGAAATGGATTTACAGATACAAATGATCTGAAATTGTTACTCTGGGATGTGGATAAGCAATTTTATGCAGATGCAACTGTAATAGAAGAGGAACAGAGATATGGGGAACAATTCATTAGCAGATGCAAATGTAATGGTACAAATGACGGAGGATCAATTACTTGGAGATGCAAATGTATTGCTAATGCAGATGTATTGGAGCAGCTTTCCTGA